The Phycisphaerae bacterium genomic sequence TCATGGGGGTGGACTTCTCGTTTGGCTTGGCGTTCGCCAAGGCCCAGATGGCGGCCGGCAGTGCGTTGCCGACGAAGGGCACGGTGCTGATCAGCGTGAACGATCACGACAAGCCGCTGATTGTGTCGATTGCCCGGGAGTTCGCGGAGATGGGATTCCGGATCATTTCCACCAAGCGGACGCGTGAGGAGCTGGTCAAGTGGGGTATCCGGGCGGAGCTGGTGTACAAGGTTCAGGACGCGCAAGGTCCCTATCTGATCAACATGATCAACGCGGGCGAGGTTCATCTGCTGATCAACACGCCGATCTTCTGGGGCAGTGCTGCCACCGAAGCGCGGATCCGCTCGGCGGCGGTGATGCACAACATTCCGCTGGTGACGACCATGGCGGGGGCCAGGGCGGCGGTGCAAGCGATACGGGCGCTGCGTCAAGGGGAGTGGATGGTACGGGCCCTACAGGATTACTGCCCGACCTGACCGATGGCGTGCGGCACCTGGCCGGCGACGGGCATTCACCGACGCCCGCCGAGATTCCTCGCTTGCGTGCCGGGGGCTTGCCCAAGCGACCACGGGGTTGGGCGCGGCCGCCCAGGCTGCCTGGGGCCCGCCCCGCCTTTCACCTGGCGGGGAAGAGCACGGGGTGAGCTCATTGCACGGTAGGCGGATGTTGGTACACTAAAGAGATCAACCCGTTTGTGGGAGCAGCCGTTAGGCGAGGGTTCTTCGTCTGCAGACAGCTCGTACGATGGTCGGCTCATCCTGAGGTTGGGGGGGCAGGAGAATGTTGCATGACACCCATGGCGGTCGATTGCTCCGGCAGGGTCAAGCGGCTCCGACCGGGTTTCACGCTGATTGAAGTGCTGGTGGTGGTGGCGATCATCGCCCTGCTGGTTGCGATTTTGCTGCCGTCGCTGACGCGGGCCCGGGAGTCGGCCCGCCGGGCCGTTTGCGCGGGTCGCTTGCACAACATGGGCCTGGCCGTTCTGGAGTATGCGCACTCGAACCAGGGGAAGGTGATCCAGTGCCGTGAGGCCAGCGTGCAGGTCGCGATCGATCCGCGTCTGGCGGCCCCGGGAACAGGCGGGGCCAGCACCCCGTCCTGGTACTACGTGGATTGGCAGGGGGCGGCCAAGAAGCACCACCTCGACAAGGAGTTATGGGAGTGTCCGAACCGCGCAGGCGTATTCGGCTACGAAGGGACCCCGAGCGTGGCGGAGCAGGGATACACGGCGGCGGCCCTGAGGGCCGGCGGTTACCGGGTGACCGAGGGGACTGACTACGATCAGTGGATCATCGGCTTCCAGTATTTTGGCGGGATCAAGACCTGGCGAACGTCGATCGGGGAGTTCAAAGGATGCTCGCCTCTAGACACCAGTTCCAAACCGCAATGGGCGCTGGCCGCGGATGCCAATCTGAAGGTCGACGGTTACTGGGGCGGGGGTCGTCCATCGGCTTTCGGCTGGATACCGCCTCATCCGGGCGCGGGGGGCGTGCCGGAAGGTGGGAATGTTCTCACGTTTGATGGAGCGGTCAGCTGGATCCGGTTGGTCCGCATGATTCCGATTCACTCCTGGGAACCGACGACGCGGGTGTGCTACTGGTATCAGGCCGACTTGGGTGAATACGGCGTGGCTCGGCGGCGTTAGGCGAGCATGAACAAGAGAGTGCTGATTCCCCTGGCTGTTCTCGCGATCGGTGGAGCCGTGGTGGCCATCGTCTATGGCATTCGATCGTCGATTCAGCATCCCTATGAGCGGGTGAGTTATCCGTATATCTGCAAGGGCTGCGGGGTTGTCTTCGACGTGAGGGAGCTCAGGAAGTCGGCTGACCTGTGGCGGATTCCGCCCGGGGCGCCGTCCGACTCGGTGGTGATCTGCATCAAGTGCAACAAAGGCTGGGCCTACCCGGTGGCGAGATGTGAGACGTGCGGGACGGAGCACATCCTGCATCTATGCCGCGACTCGCGGTGCCCGAAGTGTTTCCCGCAGGCCGCCGAGGCTGGAAAGAAAGCCGGCGTCGATGTGTTCTTCAGGCGGCCCGGCTGACCGGCATTCGTGCTGTTTGCTGGAGAGCTGGCATCGTGGCTGAGGGCCCCTTCCGGCTGCCGGTTGATTGTCTGGGGAGGTTGGGCGAGAGCGTTTGCAGAGGGGCGGCCGTCGTCTGGTCAGCGATGGACTTGCAGGTTCAGGCGGGGCGGGCTAGCCGGGCGGCGTGGCCGAAGGGAGGTTGGCGGGGAGAGCCGGATTTTCCTTGCGTGGGGGCCCAGGTGCGGGCTATTATGGGAACAAACCGGGGTATGGGGGTTTCCGCCCTGCGCGGGTGGATTTGTCTTTGCAGTGGAGAGGAGCATTCAGCAGCCGTTGACCGGTTCGGGATGATCTCTTCCGCTTCGGCTTTGTCGGGGCGGCGAGGCTCGCGGGCATCCGAGGTTACGCTTCCGGCTCGCCGCAGCCTTGTTCCGGATGTACCCGGCACTTCGCTCGCGGCCTCAGTGGTACCCGGTCGAACGGTTGTTCGTCGTTGCGGTCTTCGACCAAACAGAGGAGGTGCACATGACACGTCTCATCGCCGCCACAATCATCTTGATCCTGGCCATGGCCACCGCAGTCCAGGCAGAGATCGTTTACGTTGACGCAACGCCCAATGGCACGGGCGCCAATGTGACCGTTCAAGGCGCGACGCCCACCGAGGATGCGCCGGCCAATTTCATGCTGGACGAGGAGGATTCGGCCACCAGCCCGGCCGAGTCAGACGCGGACGGCATCTGGGGTGAGCGCAACCGCACGGCCATGAACGGCGGGAATGTCCTCGTCGCGAAGGGCCCGACGGACGGGACTGACGACGGCGATGGCATTCTGTGGACGAGCACGCCGACGCTGGCCGCCGGCACCTACAACGTGTACTTGTTTTTCTGGAACAACAGCAACGGCAATGGAATCTGGGACATCTCCGCGGCGATCGGAGAGTTGAACAGTTTTGACGGTCTGACGGACTACACCAAGAACAACGCCACCAACATCGCCAACGCCACGCAGTTTGACGGCTATGACCTTCCCACGACCCTGAAGAAGGCTGACGGCGCGCAGAACCTGTTTGCCGTCAAGCTGGGCCAGGTCGTTTTGAGTAGCGACAGCGTGATCACGGTTTCCACAGCGGGCCGTCTGCAATCATCGACCACCACTGAGAACCGGACATGGTTCGACGGCATCGGGTACCAGAAAGTGGAGACCTGTGGTGAGATTCCGGTGGTGACGATCCAGAAGCCGGTTTTCCCCGGCGCGACGACGGTGACTGTCACCGGGGTGTCGCCGCAAGCGGAGTCGGTCAACGTCTACCTTGACCCGGCGACGCTGGTCGGTTCGGCCGCGGGCAGCCCGCCGAACACACCGGCGAGCCTGACCGTCACCCTGAATCGGTCCGCGGCGTTCAGCGAAGTGTTTCTCGGCCGCCAAGTCGTGGGCGGTGTCGAACAGTGCGGGGTAGCTCCGACGGTGAGGGTCATCGTTCCGCGGATCACCTATGTGGACGCGGTGCCCAACACCACCGGCAGCGACGGCAATACGACTGTGGACGGCAGCCTGGTCAACACCGGCGAAGGCGGCAACGTGGCCACCGGCAAAGACGTCGGCGGGCCGGGCGACGACGGCCTGTGGTACCTCCGCCCGCGACCGATGACCAACGCCGAGACGGTCTGGGAGGCCCCGGAAGTCGTGTCACCCCTTGTGACCACCCTGTCTCTGCCTGCCGGCACCTATCAGCTTTACGGGCTGTTCTGGAACAACGCGAGCAACGACGGGGTATGGGACGTGGCATTCAGGGTCGGGTCGGGCCATTCGTTCGTGTTCGGCAAGGGCAACGCGACGCTTTCGACCCCTGACGGCAGCGAGTTCACGAACGCCACACCCGTTTCCACGCGCGACGCCACGCAGTGGATGCTAATCGCTCCGCTGGGCCAGTATGAGGTCGTCGGCTCGATCGAGATCCGCATTGACTCGCCGCAGCGCGGGACCTCGGGTGATGAGCGGACCTGGTACGACGGTATCGGCTATGAACTGGTTGACCCGGCGACGCCGCTGCCTGTGTCGGACGGTTTCGGCGACGGCGACCGCGACAATGACGGCCTGCTTGACGATCCGGACGGAATGGGCAGTGGTCTTCTTGATGATCCGGCCGACGTGGGCCTCCAGTGGTCGCGTGTGTTCCGGACCGGTTCCGAGAACCACACCCTCCGGGTCGCCCATGACCTGGCGGCTCCTGACGGGCTGGGCGACGACAACGCCCTGCAGGTGAGTGTCACTGGGAACCAAGCTTACCAAGTTGCCGGTTTTCCCCCCAAGCTCCTGGCCGATGCCGGTGAGTTCATCCGGCTGACCGCCCAAGTCCGCTTCACCAGTATGACCGATTACCGCGACACGCTCCGTTTCGGTCTGCTCA encodes the following:
- a CDS encoding prepilin-type N-terminal cleavage/methylation domain-containing protein; its protein translation is MAVDCSGRVKRLRPGFTLIEVLVVVAIIALLVAILLPSLTRARESARRAVCAGRLHNMGLAVLEYAHSNQGKVIQCREASVQVAIDPRLAAPGTGGASTPSWYYVDWQGAAKKHHLDKELWECPNRAGVFGYEGTPSVAEQGYTAAALRAGGYRVTEGTDYDQWIIGFQYFGGIKTWRTSIGEFKGCSPLDTSSKPQWALAADANLKVDGYWGGGRPSAFGWIPPHPGAGGVPEGGNVLTFDGAVSWIRLVRMIPIHSWEPTTRVCYWYQADLGEYGVARRR